A region of Actinomycetota bacterium DNA encodes the following proteins:
- a CDS encoding multifunctional oxoglutarate decarboxylase/oxoglutarate dehydrogenase thiamine pyrophosphate-binding subunit/dihydrolipoyllysine-residue succinyltransferase subunit → MTTQEGPTESFGANAWLVDEMHERYLDDPKSVAESWRDFFADYSRDGGDRVGDRTAAPATEPRPVAEPPRPSAPPAAGPAAEQQVPPSASPIRGAAARIVANMEASLAVPTATSVRDVPARLLEVNRKVVNGYLSRTGGGKVSFTHVIGYAIVRAVEDVPVMNSSFSEVDGKPMVTRHEHIGLGLAVDVEKSDGSRTLLVPCIKDADTLDFKGFWTAYEEIIRRVRGNKISPDDFTGTTISITNPGTIGTVHSVPRLMPGQGLIVGVGALAYPAEYEGADPQMLAQLGVSKVMTLTSTYDHRIIQGAESGLFLKRVHELLLGADGFYDDVFRSMGVPYEPVRWRRDVNPGDSEQVREEKQVHVQTLINMYRVRGHLIADLDPLRWKEPHTHPELDPATYGLTIWDLDREFFTDGVAGRTHMTLGDLLGVLRDAYCRRVGVEYMHIQEPDQKRWIQEHVEGVKTTLSVDEQLHILDRLNAAEAFERFLNTKYVGHKRFGLEGAESAIPMIDEVLDQAAQAGCVEAVMGMAHRGRLNVLANIVGKSFRQIFKEFEGDIDPDTTQGSGDVKYHVGSSGKFVGRSGGELPVTLSANPSHLEAVDPVVEGMVRAKQDLIGDPAAFSVLPLVIHGDAAFAGQGVVAETFNLSNLKGYRVGGTVHLVINNQVGFTTNPDAARSSEYATDVAKMVQAPIFHVNGDDPEACVRVARLAFGFREAFHKDVVIDMWCYRRHGHNEGDDPSYTQPQMYRRIENRRSVRKLYTETLMTRGDITLDEAEKSLESFSARLQTGLDETRQTAPPKGTIAREPSPSIGVLPHVETGVASATLDLVAAALHEPPEHFTVHPKLAKQLETRKQLYAEGQVDWALGEALAFGTILLGGTDIRLSGQDTRRGTFSQRHSVLVCYDTGVDYTPLSHLSTDQGRFRVYDSLLSEYAALGFEYGYSVVAKDALVAWEAQFGDFVNGAQIVIDQFLVAAEDKWQQTSGLVLLLPHGYEGQGPEHSSARVERFLTMCAEDNVQVVNCTTAAQYFHVLRRQVIRSVRKPLIIFTPKSLLRARQARSRIEMFTRGSFEEVLDDPTYVDGAGDATAVERVVLATGKVAYDAMAKRDADQLPVAVVRVEQLYPWPEAQIAEVLARYERASLVIWLQEEPENMGPWSFVHGRLHRLLRDDFTLRHVSRPESGSPATGSSTVHQQEQEQLVARALSG, encoded by the coding sequence ATGACGACGCAGGAAGGTCCGACCGAGTCGTTCGGAGCCAACGCCTGGCTCGTCGACGAGATGCACGAGCGCTATCTCGACGACCCCAAGTCGGTGGCCGAGAGCTGGCGGGACTTCTTCGCCGACTACAGCCGTGACGGCGGTGACCGGGTCGGTGACAGGACCGCCGCGCCGGCGACGGAACCGCGCCCCGTCGCCGAACCGCCGCGGCCGTCGGCCCCGCCCGCCGCCGGGCCGGCCGCCGAACAGCAGGTCCCGCCGTCCGCCTCACCCATCCGGGGCGCGGCGGCTCGCATCGTCGCCAACATGGAGGCCTCGCTCGCGGTGCCCACGGCCACGAGCGTCCGCGACGTGCCGGCGCGCCTGCTCGAGGTCAACCGCAAGGTGGTCAACGGCTATCTCTCGCGCACCGGCGGCGGCAAGGTCAGCTTCACCCACGTGATCGGCTACGCGATCGTCCGGGCGGTCGAGGACGTCCCGGTCATGAACTCGTCGTTCAGCGAGGTCGACGGCAAGCCCATGGTGACCCGGCACGAGCACATCGGCCTCGGCCTGGCCGTCGACGTCGAGAAGAGCGATGGCTCGCGGACCCTGCTCGTCCCCTGCATCAAGGACGCCGACACCCTCGACTTCAAGGGCTTCTGGACCGCGTACGAGGAGATCATCCGCAGGGTGCGCGGCAACAAGATCTCGCCCGACGACTTCACTGGCACGACGATCAGCATCACCAATCCGGGCACGATCGGCACCGTCCACTCCGTGCCGCGCCTGATGCCCGGCCAGGGCCTCATCGTCGGCGTGGGCGCGCTGGCGTACCCGGCCGAGTACGAGGGCGCCGACCCCCAGATGCTGGCCCAGCTCGGTGTCTCCAAGGTGATGACGCTGACGTCGACCTACGACCACCGCATCATCCAGGGGGCGGAATCGGGACTGTTCCTCAAGCGCGTCCACGAGCTGTTGCTGGGGGCGGACGGGTTCTACGACGACGTGTTCCGCTCGATGGGCGTGCCCTACGAGCCCGTGCGGTGGCGGCGCGACGTCAACCCCGGCGACTCCGAGCAGGTCCGCGAGGAGAAGCAGGTCCATGTCCAGACGCTCATCAACATGTACCGGGTGCGCGGGCACCTGATCGCCGACCTCGACCCCCTCCGCTGGAAGGAGCCGCACACCCACCCCGAGCTCGATCCCGCGACCTACGGGCTCACCATCTGGGACCTCGATCGCGAGTTCTTCACCGACGGTGTGGCGGGACGGACGCACATGACCCTCGGCGACCTGCTCGGCGTGCTGCGCGACGCGTACTGCCGGCGCGTCGGCGTCGAGTACATGCACATCCAGGAGCCCGACCAGAAGCGGTGGATCCAGGAGCACGTGGAAGGGGTCAAGACCACGCTCTCCGTCGACGAGCAGCTCCACATCCTCGACCGGCTCAACGCGGCGGAGGCGTTCGAGCGCTTCCTCAACACGAAGTACGTCGGGCACAAGCGCTTCGGGCTCGAGGGTGCCGAGAGCGCGATCCCGATGATCGACGAGGTCCTCGACCAGGCCGCGCAGGCCGGGTGCGTGGAGGCGGTGATGGGCATGGCCCACCGCGGCCGGCTGAACGTGCTCGCCAACATCGTGGGCAAGTCGTTCCGGCAGATCTTCAAGGAGTTCGAGGGCGACATCGACCCCGACACGACCCAGGGCTCCGGCGACGTCAAGTACCACGTCGGGTCGTCGGGAAAGTTCGTCGGGAGGTCGGGCGGGGAGCTGCCGGTTACGCTTTCGGCCAACCCCTCGCACCTCGAGGCGGTCGACCCGGTCGTCGAGGGGATGGTGCGGGCCAAGCAGGACCTGATCGGCGACCCTGCGGCGTTCAGCGTGCTCCCGCTCGTGATCCACGGCGACGCGGCGTTCGCGGGCCAGGGCGTCGTGGCGGAAACCTTCAACCTCTCGAACCTGAAGGGCTACCGGGTGGGTGGCACCGTCCACCTGGTGATCAACAACCAGGTGGGCTTCACCACCAACCCCGACGCGGCGCGTTCGTCGGAGTACGCAACCGACGTGGCGAAGATGGTGCAGGCGCCGATCTTCCACGTGAACGGCGACGACCCCGAGGCGTGCGTGCGTGTGGCGAGGCTGGCCTTCGGGTTCCGCGAGGCGTTCCACAAGGACGTCGTCATCGACATGTGGTGCTACCGCCGCCACGGCCACAACGAGGGCGACGACCCCAGCTACACGCAACCCCAGATGTACCGGCGCATCGAGAACCGGCGCTCGGTGCGCAAGCTCTACACCGAGACGCTGATGACCCGCGGCGACATCACCCTGGATGAGGCGGAGAAGTCGCTCGAGAGCTTCTCCGCGCGGCTCCAGACCGGTCTCGACGAGACGCGTCAGACGGCCCCGCCCAAAGGCACCATCGCGCGCGAGCCGTCGCCGTCGATCGGCGTGCTGCCGCACGTCGAGACCGGCGTTGCGAGCGCGACGCTCGACCTCGTGGCCGCGGCGCTGCACGAGCCGCCTGAGCACTTCACCGTGCACCCGAAGCTGGCGAAGCAGCTCGAGACGCGCAAGCAGCTCTACGCGGAGGGTCAGGTCGACTGGGCGCTCGGGGAGGCGCTCGCCTTCGGAACGATCCTTCTGGGGGGCACCGACATCCGCCTCTCGGGGCAGGACACCCGTCGGGGAACCTTTTCGCAACGCCATTCCGTGCTCGTCTGCTACGACACCGGGGTCGACTACACACCCCTCAGCCACCTGAGCACCGACCAGGGCCGGTTCCGGGTGTACGACTCCCTGCTCTCGGAGTACGCCGCGCTGGGCTTCGAGTACGGCTACTCCGTCGTGGCGAAGGACGCGCTCGTCGCGTGGGAGGCACAGTTCGGCGACTTCGTGAACGGCGCCCAGATCGTGATCGACCAGTTCCTCGTGGCGGCGGAGGACAAGTGGCAGCAGACGTCGGGGCTGGTCCTGCTGCTGCCGCACGGCTACGAGGGACAGGGGCCCGAGCACTCGTCGGCGCGCGTCGAGCGCTTCCTCACGATGTGCGCGGAGGACAATGTCCAGGTCGTCAACTGCACGACTGCCGCGCAGTACTTCCACGTGCTGCGGCGTCAGGTCATCAGGAGCGTGCGCAAGCCCCTGATCATCTTCACCCCGAAGTCGTTGCTACGCGCCCGCCAGGCGCGCTCGCGAATCGAGATGTTCACGCGCGGCTCGTTCGAGGAGGTGCTCGACGATCCCACCTACGTCGACGGTGCCGGTGACGCGACGGCGGTGGAGCGGGTGGTGCTGGCGACCGGCAAGGTGGCGTACGACGCCATGGCCAAGCGCGACGCCGACCAGCTCCCGGTTGCGGTCGTGCGTGTCGAGCAGCTCTACCCATGGCCCGAGGCGCAGATCGCCGAGGTGCTGGCGCGCTACGAACGAGCGTCGCTGGTGATCTGGCTCCAGGAGGAGCCCGAGAACATGGGCCCGTGGTCGTTCGTGCACGGCCGCCTGCACCGCCTGCTGCGCGACGACTTCACCCTGCGCCACGTGAGCCGCCCCGAATCAGGCAGCCCGGCCACCGGCAGCTCGACCGTTCACCAGCAGGAGCAGGAGCAGCTCGTGGCGCGGGCGCTCAGCGGCTGA
- a CDS encoding SRPBCC family protein: MRAVRARAETVLEAGPDRVFAVLADLGTWPAWLDVVVRAEPDGEGAWRVRLGLSFGPASVGYDVRMVRVPAPVPNDPGGREHCDSLRFERDESDGRKDHSMVVIDVRLVATGMVTRATLTLEIDKRIPMLGLQRQLDRRTARATRQLQRLLDER, encoded by the coding sequence TTGCGGGCCGTGCGAGCCCGAGCCGAGACCGTGCTCGAAGCCGGGCCGGACCGGGTGTTCGCGGTGTTGGCCGACCTGGGCACATGGCCCGCGTGGCTCGACGTCGTGGTGCGTGCCGAGCCCGACGGCGAAGGAGCGTGGCGCGTGCGCCTCGGCCTGTCGTTCGGGCCCGCGTCCGTCGGCTACGACGTGCGAATGGTTCGCGTCCCGGCACCCGTCCCGAACGACCCTGGAGGCCGTGAGCACTGCGATTCGCTGAGGTTCGAGCGCGACGAGAGCGACGGTCGGAAGGACCACTCGATGGTCGTCATCGACGTGCGCCTGGTTGCGACCGGAATGGTGACGAGGGCGACGCTGACGCTCGAGATCGACAAGCGCATCCCGATGCTCGGTCTCCAGCGGCAGCTCGACCGTCGCACCGCGCGTGCGACGCGACAGTTGCAACGGCTGCTCGACGAGCGGTGA
- a CDS encoding DUF429 domain-containing protein, translated as MPRSANTANTRSGPASSTVSARARTARNATDAVAGRQTEQVPDSRLVAGVDGCRRGWVAAVGRVDGRGAPTVSVVSWFGELVASVERGELVAVAVDIPIGLPARGPRRCDVEARRRLGPRRSSVFPAPVRAALGSATWEDANARSRAVDGKGLAHQVFNLLPKIHEVDGLLSPSRQARVVEAHPELCFASIAGTPLLHPKRTAAGRAARTALVGVAPASLPGAAADDVLDAHAVLWTARRLTTGDEERLGGGERDERGLLMEIVR; from the coding sequence GTGCCCAGGTCGGCCAACACCGCGAACACCCGGTCCGGCCCGGCTTCGAGCACGGTCTCGGCTCGGGCTCGCACGGCCCGCAACGCTACCGACGCGGTCGCGGGCCGACAGACTGAGCAGGTGCCCGACTCCCGTCTCGTCGCCGGCGTCGACGGCTGCCGGCGCGGCTGGGTCGCTGCCGTCGGCCGGGTCGACGGTCGCGGCGCGCCGACGGTGTCGGTCGTGTCCTGGTTCGGCGAGCTCGTCGCGAGCGTCGAGCGCGGCGAGCTGGTCGCGGTCGCGGTCGACATCCCGATCGGGCTGCCGGCGCGCGGGCCTCGGCGCTGCGACGTCGAGGCGCGCCGGCGCCTCGGGCCCCGCCGAAGCTCGGTGTTTCCGGCGCCGGTACGCGCCGCCCTCGGCTCCGCCACCTGGGAGGACGCCAACGCACGCTCGCGTGCCGTCGACGGGAAGGGCCTCGCCCATCAGGTCTTCAACCTGCTCCCCAAGATCCACGAGGTGGACGGCCTGCTCTCGCCGTCGCGCCAGGCGCGGGTCGTGGAGGCGCACCCCGAGCTGTGCTTCGCCTCCATCGCAGGTACGCCCCTTCTCCATCCGAAGCGCACCGCCGCAGGCCGGGCCGCACGCACGGCCCTCGTAGGCGTCGCGCCGGCGTCGCTCCCGGGTGCTGCAGCCGACGACGTGCTCGACGCGCACGCCGTGCTCTGGACGGCGCGCCGGTTGACGACGGGTGACGAGGAGCGGCTCGGAGGCGGCGAGCGCGATGAACGCGGCCTGCTGATGGAGATCGTGCGGTAG
- the rsgA gene encoding ribosome small subunit-dependent GTPase A, with amino-acid sequence MSHQPAPPRQPAPPQQPARPQQPAPPQPPAGPQPPAAPDVLTAYGWDDRVAARFTLLDVPGHVPGRVARVDRGSCLVATADGPVRASPYTLASRRAGLDTVPATGDWVAVTDDPDEGVAIVGVVPRWSAIARKDPDERVTVEQVLAANVDVFAVVCGLDRSLVQNRVERMLSVAWESGALPVVVLTKADLAADLAVVVREAREVAGVGVSVHVTSARSGEGIDELRALLLPTRTLAVIGPSGAGKSTLVNGIVGTDVQSTGPVREADGRGRHTTTTRDLVRVPTGGVLLDTPGLRSLPLWDGASGVASTFADIEEVAAGCRFRDCRHEHEPACAVRAAVASGALAPRRLESFHKLHRELAALELRQDERARREASRRFGRMTRDIGKQKPGRDRR; translated from the coding sequence TTGTCCCATCAACCAGCACCGCCTCGACAACCAGCACCGCCTCAACAGCCAGCACGGCCTCAACAGCCAGCACCGCCTCAACCGCCGGCAGGACCTCAACCGCCGGCAGCACCTGATGTCCTGACGGCCTACGGCTGGGACGACCGGGTCGCCGCCCGGTTCACCCTGCTCGATGTCCCCGGTCACGTTCCGGGCCGCGTCGCCCGAGTTGACCGCGGCTCGTGCCTGGTCGCGACCGCGGATGGGCCCGTGCGCGCCAGCCCGTACACCCTCGCCTCGCGGCGGGCCGGGCTCGACACGGTTCCCGCCACCGGTGACTGGGTCGCGGTCACGGACGATCCCGACGAGGGCGTGGCCATCGTGGGCGTGGTGCCCCGGTGGTCGGCCATCGCCAGGAAGGACCCCGACGAGCGGGTGACGGTCGAGCAGGTGCTCGCGGCGAACGTCGATGTCTTCGCAGTCGTGTGTGGTCTCGACCGGTCGCTCGTCCAGAACCGCGTCGAGCGCATGCTCTCGGTCGCGTGGGAGAGCGGCGCGCTCCCGGTGGTCGTGCTCACGAAGGCCGATCTGGCCGCGGACCTCGCGGTCGTCGTGCGGGAGGCGCGCGAGGTCGCGGGTGTGGGCGTTTCGGTCCACGTGACGAGCGCGCGGTCTGGTGAAGGGATCGACGAGTTGCGCGCGCTGCTGCTGCCGACGCGCACGCTCGCGGTGATCGGTCCGTCGGGAGCCGGCAAGTCGACGCTCGTCAACGGGATCGTGGGCACCGACGTGCAATCGACCGGACCGGTGCGCGAGGCGGACGGGCGCGGCCGTCACACGACGACGACGCGCGATCTCGTTCGCGTTCCGACGGGCGGGGTGCTGCTCGACACTCCGGGCCTGCGCAGCCTTCCGCTCTGGGACGGCGCTTCGGGTGTCGCGAGCACCTTTGCCGACATCGAAGAGGTGGCTGCGGGCTGCCGCTTCCGCGACTGTCGCCACGAGCACGAGCCCGCCTGCGCGGTGCGCGCGGCGGTGGCGTCGGGTGCGCTCGCGCCTCGTCGCCTGGAGAGCTTCCACAAGCTGCACCGCGAGCTGGCGGCGCTCGAGCTCCGCCAGGACGAGCGCGCCCGCCGGGAGGCGTCGCGCCGCTTCGGTCGGATGACGCGCGACATCGGTAAGCAGAAGCCCGGCCGCGACCGCCGCTGA
- a CDS encoding class I SAM-dependent methyltransferase, with the protein MVGVASAGPIFADYLGLLRQVHEHLRPGTYVEVGVHEGASLALAAPGTRSVGIDPTPAVRGPLGPDTTVLRQTSDVAFSGDEVSRLLAGRPIELAFIDGLHLFECALRDFIAVERHCTPASTILVHDCYPRDEVTSARERTTVFWSGDVWKLVLCLGELRPELQVAVADVAPTGLAIVRGLDPTSEVLSRHYDDLCARFVDLGYDAIAEDKSRRLRLVPGDWPTVRALLTTGQQSHAAAG; encoded by the coding sequence ATGGTCGGTGTCGCGAGCGCGGGCCCGATCTTCGCCGACTACCTCGGCCTGCTGCGGCAGGTCCACGAGCACCTCCGGCCCGGCACCTACGTGGAGGTCGGGGTGCACGAGGGTGCGTCGCTCGCGCTCGCGGCGCCCGGGACGCGCAGCGTCGGCATCGACCCGACGCCCGCGGTGCGTGGCCCGCTCGGACCCGACACGACCGTCTTGCGCCAGACGAGCGACGTCGCCTTCTCCGGAGACGAGGTGTCGCGCCTGCTCGCGGGGCGGCCGATCGAGCTCGCCTTCATCGACGGTCTGCATCTCTTCGAGTGCGCGCTGCGGGACTTCATCGCCGTCGAGCGGCACTGCACGCCGGCGTCCACCATCCTCGTCCACGACTGCTACCCGCGCGACGAGGTGACGTCCGCGCGCGAACGCACGACGGTGTTCTGGAGCGGCGACGTGTGGAAGTTGGTGCTGTGCCTCGGCGAGCTCCGGCCGGAGTTGCAGGTTGCGGTCGCCGACGTCGCGCCGACGGGACTGGCGATCGTTCGCGGCCTCGACCCGACGTCGGAGGTCCTGTCCCGGCACTACGACGATCTGTGCGCCCGCTTCGTCGACCTCGGCTACGACGCGATTGCGGAGGACAAGTCCCGCCGTCTGCGACTCGTGCCGGGCGACTGGCCGACGGTGCGCGCGCTGCTCACGACTGGACAACAGTCGCACGCGGCTGCCGGGTGA
- the gmd gene encoding GDP-mannose 4,6-dehydratase, with amino-acid sequence MPRALITGTTGQDGRYLAQLLVAKGYDVFGMVSGQANPKIQMVQEETPELEFIEGDLQDLSSLISVVELVQPDEVYNLGAISFVALSFRQPELTADITGLGVLRMLEAIRVIGGAQDNSIRFYQASSSEMFGKVRATPQTEKTPFHPRSPYGVAKVFGHYTTVNYREAYGLHASSGMLFNHESPRRGLEFVTRKITNGIARIKLGLQDKLVLGNLEASRDWGFAGDYVEAMWRMLQQDEPDDYVIATGETHTIREFLSLAFEAAGFDDWKPYVGSDPRFERPAEVDVLIGDATKAREKLGWAPKVDFPGLVRMMVEADIAAEEARDHH; translated from the coding sequence ATGCCCCGCGCTCTCATCACAGGCACCACGGGCCAGGACGGCCGCTACCTCGCACAGCTGCTCGTGGCCAAGGGCTACGACGTCTTCGGGATGGTCTCCGGGCAGGCGAACCCCAAGATCCAGATGGTGCAGGAAGAGACGCCCGAGCTCGAGTTCATCGAGGGCGACCTGCAAGACCTCTCGTCGCTCATCTCCGTCGTCGAGCTGGTGCAGCCCGACGAGGTCTACAACCTCGGAGCCATCAGCTTCGTTGCGCTCTCCTTCCGCCAGCCGGAGCTCACCGCCGACATCACCGGGCTGGGCGTCCTGCGCATGCTGGAGGCCATCCGCGTCATCGGCGGCGCCCAGGACAACAGCATCCGCTTCTACCAGGCCTCGTCGTCGGAGATGTTCGGGAAGGTGCGGGCGACGCCGCAGACCGAGAAGACGCCGTTCCACCCGCGCTCGCCGTATGGAGTGGCCAAGGTGTTCGGCCACTACACGACGGTCAACTACCGGGAGGCGTACGGCCTCCACGCCTCGTCGGGGATGCTCTTCAACCACGAGAGCCCACGTCGTGGGCTCGAGTTCGTCACCCGCAAGATCACCAATGGCATCGCGCGCATCAAGCTCGGCCTGCAGGACAAGCTCGTGCTCGGCAACCTCGAGGCGTCACGCGACTGGGGCTTCGCGGGCGACTACGTGGAGGCCATGTGGCGCATGCTGCAACAGGACGAGCCCGACGACTACGTGATCGCCACTGGCGAGACCCACACGATCCGCGAGTTCCTCAGCCTTGCGTTCGAGGCCGCCGGCTTCGACGACTGGAAGCCCTACGTCGGGTCCGACCCGCGCTTCGAGCGCCCCGCCGAGGTCGACGTGCTCATCGGTGACGCGACCAAGGCGCGCGAGAAGCTGGGTTGGGCGCCCAAGGTCGACTTCCCCGGCTTGGTGCGCATGATGGTCGAAGCCGACATCGCCGCCGAGGAGGCGCGCGACCACCACTGA
- a CDS encoding wax ester/triacylglycerol synthase family O-acyltransferase — translation MSDDMRFERRMSDSDALMWGIEKDPLLRSTITAVSLFDRPPDQERLRDRVERGTCLIPRLRQRVVSAPLVASPPRWVFDPNFDLDYHLRRVRAPAPGDRRALLDLAEPIGMQSFDRARPLWEFTVVEGLADGKAAVIQKLHHSITDGVGAIKLAMVLFDLEREPDDPGHTPAAAEAEHPSPWGLTLEALRHERRRQLGIARRAVGSATRAVRRPAANLRSIVELAASAGRILAPATTPHSPVMTERSLSVSFDTISVPLDETKNAAKAAGGKLNDAFLAAVCGGMRLYHEHHGDTIEQLRTTMPISIRDETTETLAGNQFVPARFLIPIGIRDPIERMRVIRELVAFQRNEPALTFTDAIAGILNRLPTAVVTQLFGSMLKGVDFVTSNVPGVPVPVFFAGAALESQVAFGPLTGAAANVTLVSYLDDLHIGVNMDSAAIPDRDVFIECLREGFDEVRKVA, via the coding sequence ATGTCCGACGACATGCGCTTCGAGCGGCGCATGAGTGACTCCGACGCCCTCATGTGGGGCATCGAGAAGGACCCGCTCCTGCGCTCGACCATCACGGCCGTCTCGCTGTTCGACCGACCGCCCGACCAGGAGCGGCTGCGCGACCGGGTCGAGCGGGGCACCTGTCTCATCCCCCGGCTTCGCCAGCGGGTCGTGAGCGCACCGCTCGTCGCGTCACCGCCCCGGTGGGTCTTCGACCCCAACTTCGACCTCGACTACCACCTGCGCCGCGTGCGCGCTCCCGCTCCGGGCGACCGGCGCGCGCTGCTCGACCTGGCCGAGCCGATCGGGATGCAGAGCTTCGACCGGGCTCGCCCGCTCTGGGAGTTCACCGTGGTCGAGGGGCTGGCCGACGGCAAGGCGGCCGTCATCCAGAAGCTCCACCACTCGATCACCGACGGCGTCGGCGCGATCAAGCTGGCGATGGTGCTGTTCGACCTCGAGCGCGAGCCGGACGACCCGGGCCACACGCCCGCTGCGGCCGAGGCCGAGCACCCCTCGCCCTGGGGTCTCACGTTGGAGGCCCTGCGCCACGAGCGGCGCCGCCAGCTCGGCATCGCCCGACGGGCCGTGGGGTCGGCGACGCGTGCCGTCCGCCGCCCTGCGGCGAACCTGCGCTCGATCGTCGAGCTCGCTGCGTCGGCCGGGCGGATCCTCGCACCGGCGACGACCCCGCACAGCCCGGTGATGACCGAGCGCTCCCTCTCGGTGAGCTTCGACACGATCAGCGTGCCGCTCGACGAGACGAAGAACGCGGCGAAGGCGGCGGGCGGCAAGCTGAACGACGCGTTCCTCGCCGCGGTGTGCGGCGGCATGCGGCTCTACCACGAGCACCACGGCGACACGATCGAGCAGCTGCGGACGACGATGCCCATCAGCATCCGCGACGAGACCACCGAGACCTTGGCCGGCAACCAGTTCGTGCCGGCCCGCTTCCTGATCCCCATCGGCATCCGCGACCCGATCGAGCGCATGCGTGTCATCCGCGAGCTCGTCGCGTTCCAGCGCAACGAACCCGCGCTCACGTTCACCGACGCCATCGCCGGCATCCTCAACCGCCTGCCCACTGCGGTCGTCACACAGCTGTTCGGGTCGATGCTGAAGGGCGTCGACTTCGTGACGAGCAACGTGCCGGGCGTCCCCGTGCCGGTGTTCTTCGCGGGCGCCGCGCTCGAGTCGCAGGTGGCCTTCGGGCCGCTCACCGGCGCGGCCGCCAACGTCACGCTCGTCAGCTACCTCGACGACCTCCACATCGGCGTGAACATGGACAGCGCCGCCATCCCGGACCGAGACGTCTTCATCGAGTGCCTCCGTGAGGGCTTCGACGAAGTGCGCAAGGTGGCCTGA
- a CDS encoding geranylgeranyl reductase family protein: MRVDVVVVGGGPSGAAAAIELARAGRDVVVVDRASFPRDKCCGDGLTVDALRHLEALGLRPSSVPTWHVADDVMVRGPSGRTVRFPLPRGRGQFAVVAPRVDLDAALVDVARAAGAKVHDGHALTAAVDRGEHVELEVDGIGTVTARFAVGADGMWSPLRKALGHSRSGYLGEWHAFRQYFTGVSPRATAMWVWFEPDVLPGYAWSFPVSGGRANVGFGIRRARGVPTRHMNELWPELLRRPQVRAVLGDAARPEGPHKAWPIPAGIDDAVLAAGRTLFVGDAAAAGDPMTGEGIAQALLTGRLAARAIAVSDPERPERARSRYERAARDALVADHRMSVLLVRALRHRRGADAALRVAGLNDWTRRNFARWLLEDESRGVALTPGRWHRAFLKRDGAYVSAPGA; the protein is encoded by the coding sequence GTGCGCGTCGACGTCGTCGTCGTCGGTGGAGGCCCATCAGGCGCGGCCGCCGCCATCGAGCTGGCACGGGCCGGACGCGACGTGGTGGTCGTCGACCGCGCCTCGTTCCCGCGCGACAAGTGCTGCGGCGACGGGCTGACCGTCGACGCCCTGCGCCACCTCGAGGCGCTCGGCCTGCGTCCGTCGTCGGTGCCGACGTGGCACGTCGCCGACGACGTGATGGTGCGGGGGCCGTCCGGCCGCACGGTGCGCTTCCCTCTTCCCCGCGGCCGGGGCCAGTTCGCGGTGGTGGCCCCCCGCGTCGATCTCGACGCGGCGCTGGTCGACGTCGCACGCGCCGCGGGTGCGAAGGTGCACGACGGCCACGCGCTCACCGCCGCCGTCGATCGCGGCGAGCACGTCGAGCTGGAGGTCGACGGCATCGGCACCGTCACCGCCCGCTTCGCGGTCGGCGCGGACGGCATGTGGTCGCCGCTGCGCAAGGCCCTCGGTCACAGCCGGTCCGGCTACCTGGGTGAGTGGCACGCCTTCCGCCAGTACTTCACCGGGGTCTCGCCCCGCGCCACCGCGATGTGGGTGTGGTTCGAACCCGACGTGCTGCCCGGGTACGCGTGGTCGTTCCCGGTGTCCGGCGGCCGCGCCAACGTGGGGTTCGGTATCCGGCGGGCGCGGGGCGTTCCCACGCGGCACATGAACGAGTTGTGGCCCGAGTTGCTGCGCCGCCCACAGGTGCGCGCCGTGCTGGGCGACGCCGCCCGGCCCGAGGGGCCGCACAAGGCGTGGCCCATCCCCGCCGGCATCGACGACGCGGTGCTCGCCGCCGGACGCACACTGTTCGTCGGCGACGCCGCGGCTGCCGGCGACCCGATGACGGGCGAAGGCATCGCCCAGGCGCTCCTCACCGGCCGCCTCGCGGCGCGTGCGATCGCCGTCAGCGACCCCGAGCGTCCGGAGCGCGCGCGCAGCCGCTACGAGCGCGCCGCGCGCGACGCGCTCGTCGCCGACCACCGCATGTCGGTGCTGCTCGTCCGCGCCCTGCGCCACCGCCGCGGCGCCGACGCCGCGCTCCGCGTGGCCGGGCTGAACGATTGGACCCGCCGCAACTTCGCCCGATGGCTGTTGGAGGACGAGTCACGCGGGGTGGCCCTCACGCCGGGCCGGTGGCATCGTGCGTTCCTCAAGCGCGACGGCGCCTACGTCTCGGCTCCGGGCGCGTGA